In Glycine max cultivar Williams 82 chromosome 15, Glycine_max_v4.0, whole genome shotgun sequence, the DNA window TGCTTCCTCTGAGACTTGTAATGATTCTCAATGAATTTCTTAGCTGCAGCGACCCTCTCCAAGGTCATGCTGGAACCAACATCTCCATGATCCTCCTCTTTCTCCACCGCCACGTCATCCTCCTCCTCCCTCACATGCACCGATTCCCCCACCTTCTGATTCTCCATGCCCCTGCTAaccccttttttcttttcttccctctCTTTTCTCTATGGTTTGTGAATTGTGACAAGGAACACAAATTAAGAAACCCTCTAAAAAAACACGCATACACATGAAAGGGAGGGAGGGAGGGAAGGAGGGCTATGTTATGTGTCCCTCTCTTTGTGTTGTGTGTCTCACAAGTGTCGACTTTTGATTGGGACTATGTTTTTTTGGGACGTACGCTTAGTTTGGAACAGACCGTGATGTCGATGAATCCGAGGTCTACAACGTTGGATTCTCTTTCTCAGGTGCTGGCTCATGTGGGAACTTCCGTACCGTGTTTTTCTAACgtctttattgttatttattccTTTTCATGTTGATCAGAAATTATAGGGtgaacagaaaaataatttaacctaaaaaaaataaaaacaaacactcAAAGTAGGAGAAATCACAAAActtaaatgagaaagaaaatagttccTAATAATGTTTTCATTCAATAATgattattcaaatttatttattttttttataaaaagaaatggctcaattataaaatagaaaaaaaaattgaattgaatattgATGCTAAGTTATCcctttttttaatctcttaataaaatatactatttttttatatctttaaaacGTGATTCATACTATCGTGCaactagtaaaaaaagaaactctCTCAATCATCTTAAATTTatcatctttcttttatttatcattcagaaaagaattattattattctatctttatttgtatatttaatatttttaacacgTACCCTATCTCtttctttctaaattattttatctctagatctatttttaaatagaatttattagtttttttaaattaaattactaatacTTAAAAAGAGTATTATAACACGATTTAAGTTATTGATTATAAATcttaaatatgttatatattttatttattataaattttaattatgatatcatttataaataataaatatttgtttattataaatgttaattatataaaatttatcatttatcttgTACAATGgagatgataaaataataactacgaaaaaaacatcaattaaaCATAGAAaacaatacaaattatattagaACTTCATAAAAACATCAATTAAAcatagaaaaaaagaattacatCCTCGTGAAGGCAATTCCTGCAATATCAGCTAACAAATGCAGGAGGGATCTCATACAGCCTAAGATCATCATTAATTCATAGCTTTGATTTTTGCTAGAATATCAACAGGTGTATTGATAGTTGACACTCTGTTGGCGATTAAGTTTAAGTTTAAACTTTGAGTAAAAGGGCAACCCTGCTAAAGGATCTGCATGGCTAATGAGTTCAGGTGCCAAGAATTATCTCACTACATTATGTCCTTATcttgaatattaaaaatgaaaaagatcgCACAAAGGGTGTCCATAAAAAAGACACCTTTCCTCTGCTGACTATTATAGCCTTGTTCTCGCTTTAACTGTCCAATACCAGTTTGGAGTACTTGGAATTGGAGTACCTTCTTGCTGACAATATTTGTGACttacaatttgaattttgaacccacaatttgttagttttgtctAGGTGGAAATGTTGGTTTTCCTTGCTGCATAAACTCCCAAGCCGCCAAACTTTTTTGATCTCATGATTTTAGACCACCCAACAAAATGATTCCCTTTATTAGTATTTCCTTTCCAGATAAATTCCCTTGTTATCCTGCCAATCctgtcacaaacattttctGAAAGCCCAAAAAACTGCATATATAGGAATTGACGATAGGACAGAAAGGGCAAGTGTAATTCTCAATTCTTTGCGAAATGAGGTTATCTTCAGGAGTTCAAATCTGGATTTGGAGGAAATAGTGGACCCAATCAAACTCAGGTCTTGGACCTGGTTGCATGAAAAGTTCAAAGGTTTTAGATACTCCTTTTTGGAATGGACCAATTGCCCTTTCCTATGCCTCAAACAGTGGAGgataatatttgttttctctGTTTGACAGAGTGATGTatgacattttttgttttatccaaTGGAATTGAACACGGTACCAGGTATCAGGAGGTTTACAACACTTACACAGCTTGTTAAATCAACCAAGCTAGACCCTTTGGTTGTTGCATGCCATTTTGATTTGCTTTTATTGGTATGGATGTTATATAGACTGAGATAAGTTTCACAGTGGCAGAAAAATGATGGTTGTAATAGTTTTTTACTTATGAGGGAATATGAGTTGGGGAAATTTTATGGGAGGTTGTACGCCAGCAGGAAGGGTAGTTTATTGGTTTAGGATGGAGGGTAAACTTGTTATAGGGTGGGATTTTATGACAGCTGTTATGGTTCTCTGGTTGGGACATCCCTTATGTTCCATCTAGttgttatatattaataacatattttcttataaaaaaaatcattgactGATAACCAACTCGCATTGTGGTTACAAACACTCCAAAAATGATGTTGCAGTTGAAATCACCATCACGTGatgttattttcttaaatctTGAATTAGTTGCATCAATTTGTGACAACATTGTGTTAGCGTGCCTTtttggttctattttttttttagcaatGCTTGTATAGCGGTTTGAATCCTGCCTAGGGtagctttgctattcttagccggtcccaagcccggataaaaggagagggttgtgttaggctttcgacagccaacgttaaactttgtcgaatctctatgatccatgtagccgaccccacctagtgggataaggcgttgttgttgttgttgttgttgcttgtaTAGCGGTTTGAAATgttatatgaatattttaaggttgtttgattttttgtttagaGTGCTTCAAACTCAGTTTGGAGAGTAAACTCGGCTTCCTGACAGGTTACCCTCAAAAGTCAAAAGTATGTTTACACATTAAGGATATGTTTGTTTACACGTTGCAACCCATTTTCGTACTTTCCCATGAATAAAACTTATAAGTAACAAATTTGTGTCTTTTTGCATTTTATGCTTTAATTGGGATGATGCAAAGTTCATtggaaacatttaaataaacaagcactaaaattttgtttggaaaactcagttttgtagaagcaaaaCTTCTGTtacttttgcaattttttattcaaacatgcACTAAGATGGTTGCGTTAGACGAATTGCCGTCATGTTCCGACAGAAGTGCATCTATTATTtagttaacttttaaaattctttCTACCATCATACTGTATTTTATTCATCCAACTTATTCGTGCATAACTAAAATATTACCCTCAGCCTGTTCAaccaatatttttcttttgatgatgCTTCCTACCTTTTTATTCTACTTATATTTAAGAAAACCAATCAATTTACTTGAGTGGCCATCTTGAAATTCAGTTCTCCAAGTCAGTGCCAAATTGGGAAAGTGCTCTAGGAGAGGACCCATGTTCTTTCAAAGCATCAGCAGCAGCATCCTTAAGCTTTCCAATTCTTTGGTGAATCCCTTTCCCTTCATCACCCAACATTAGATCTTTAACCACCCTagcaatttcttctttttccacgATGCCATCAGTCTCTCTAAATTTGGGCCTTAACCCCACTTTGAGTCCCTCAGTTACCAAAGCATCATTCATTCTTTGCTTAGCACACAATGGCCAGGTTATCATTGGCACAACCGCAACAATGCTCTCAACTATTGAATTCCAACCACAATGGGTCACACATCCACCAGTTGAAGTGTGACTAAGGATTTGGGTTTGAGGTGCCCAAGAAGTGATaaccaaaccttgttctttagTCCTCTCCAAGAACCCATGTGGCAAAAACTCTAAAGGGTCATCATTTTTAACATCAACATCACTAGCTAGCTCATTAATGTGTTGTTGAGTGAGAGCACATACACTTCCAAAGGAGACATACAAGACTAAGGGCAATTGCTTTGTGCATCCATCACTTTTCTTGTGCACCCAGCACAAGATGGACAATTCCAACATTGTCTGTATGGTCCATAAGGCTGCATGGGTCCATaggatttcttttttaaaattttttaaaaaatatgttttacaaattaatggTTCATGCAAGATTCAAACTTATGACTTTTGCGTTATTAACACAATGCTCTAACCAAGCAAGCTAAtaggtcaattatgttataaaataattaatgtcattatatataataataaattttctaatgtatatttaatacacatataagtttatataataaattttgtaataattaattttgttatgatatatttaatgcaccaaaattaattgtcaaaaaatttattatgtaaattcacatgtgtattaaatagacattagaaattttagtgttatatatagcgacattaattattttataacataattggtcTATTAGCTCAGTTAGTTAGAGCATCGTGTTAATAACCTGAAAGTCACAAGTTTAAACATTTGTATAaacatacggattgtcaatccataagCTTATGGATTATAAATTCGTAAGTTTGTCAGTggtaattttggaaaaaatgagAAAGTGTTGGATGTGCAAGGAAAACGTTGGGTGCACAAAGAAAAAGCCGAGACTAAGTTAGGCATATAACCAGCAAAAATATTGAGTTTTGGGTTTTGCTAGGTGCACCAATActtgtgcacccagcaatttaaGTGAAGTGACAAAATTGTCcttcacttaaattttaaaaatctcatTGTCTCCCCCCCTGTCTGTACGCTTTGCTGGTGCGCCTCCTTTCTTCCTCCTTATATTCGCTTCCCATCATGCCACTGTCGCTGTCTGCCACCATTTGTGCCCTCCCACCAGTCTTTGCCACCGTCGTCGCATTCACCATTGTCGTAAGTCTCTATCTTCCACTCGTTGTTGATAATGGGATTGTGTCTGAGTTATAATGATTCAAAATCCATATAATACATACGGATTAGCAATTTGTATGCATTatacagattgtcaatccgtatgagttatacATATTGTTaatctgtatattttttatttttttaatttaatatctaataaaataataattgaattaattttttataaataaaaagaaattaattatgctgttctaaaaatattttttgaataaataaatatatttttatattttttatgtgtttatatttaatttatttgtttgttttttaataaataatttaataattgtgtttatttaaaaatgaatgtataaatattatttttatttatttatttttaaaatgtaagtaatttatttatattttctatttaggtaatttattttttattgatatagtgGTATATATTATTACACtcatagtattaaatatttatataaatagtgtttggaagtataaaattaaaattttttcatttgtttaaaaaaatttaaagttattgaGATGCTAGCTactttgttaaaaaatgaaatagtcatttgttagaaataaaaaccaaaattgtACTTACATTTTGGTCATTAATTTAAGTTTACTAGAATTAGTGATGTTAGCtctataaatttgaaaaaagaatttctatattcattgatgaatatataaaagtaataaaaaagttatttaaaaaaaataaaatttttatttatgaattattaaataataattgattgaAGTATTGTTTGAACAATGACATTAGTTGTCATGATTGTTTAAATGTGCAGATTATGGTCAGAACCAGAGGTTTGGGTTAGGCTTTAAGCAGGATTATAGGAAGAGCCTTAGGGAGAGAAGTTAGTTGTGATGAAGTTGAAGCCCCTCAACAGCGAAGGCCCACAGTATCTACACGTAGGCAACGGGAAGCTGCACTTGTTCCTGAGTATGTTGAGCATGTGGTCATGCAGTTGACGAGGTCTATGAACAGCATGAAGAGACAGCTACTGATAATGTAGTTACTGATGTCGAGGGTTTTCCAGACAAGCCCCACGACACATCAGCTTTGATGACTATGTTCATCATTTGGCAGTGACAGTTTGGAATGGagagatatttatatttttaaattaataatattttcataaatatttcttatcattgttcaaatgatttaaatatttattttcaggaACATTTTGAGTTAAAGTTGTCTTCCCATGGAAGGAAGGTAGAGAAATTAGGCAGGCCTACTTCAGAGATTGAAGGCTTAGTGGTTGTCATAGGATTAAGTCCTCTGATCGCATGTTCCTTGAACACTGGTGATCGAGGACTTATATCTAtttttgtggagaggtggcataaggaaactagtagtttccatCTTCCGGTAGGAGATGTCAATATCACCCTCGATGATGTGGCATTGTTGCTACATTTGCCCATTATAGGCACCTTCCATAGCTTTGAGGCTCTTCATGTGGATGAAGTTGTCTTCCTGTTAGTTGGATTGCTTGAAGTTAGTTCAAAAGAAGAAGAGTTGGGACATTACAATGCCATGGGGCATATGTTCAGCTATCCTGGCTGCGAGACATTTATCGTAGCAACTGTGACGCAGCACAGTGGACTCTAGCAGCTCGAGCATATCTCTTGCATCTGATAGGTTGTACACTTTTTGCTAACAAAAGTCTCACACACGTGCATGTAGTATTCTTAGATGCATTTCGTGACCTCAGTTAGACTAGAAGTTATGCATGAAGAGCTGCTGCACTAGTCCATATGTATAAAAGTTTGAATGATGCGTCAAAGAGAAGCGTTGGATAACTTGCAGGATATATCACACTTTTACaggtaattataatttattttacattttatttttagttatgcAGTTTATATTAAgtattgttttgaaatttttttgtttttaaaaaatgtgcaGTGTTGGATCTACGAATATTTTCCTACTGttgcttcttttattgctattgaAGATTATCATGAGAGGAAACCACGTACTTGTCGTTGGAAGTCTGGGAAGGCATTATCAGTGTTGACGTATCGTAAGCGTTTGGATAGATTGATGCATGATGCTATGTGTTGGATTCCTTATGGTGACTACTGTGCATTCAGAGAATTTgagttgatctctttatttttcgaACATATCAGATAGGGTCCATCTATTGTCATACATCGATTAGAGAGGGTTGTGCATCAGTTTGGGTATGTGCAAACCATTCCTCCATACCCTGCTGCTCCATCTCTATGTATAGAAGATATTGATGATAGGtggattcaatttttttaaaatcttacacTGGTGGGTCAGATATGTTTTGCGCTTGGACAATGTGCAACAGactacatggagtggttttACATGATATCCCATCCCTTCATGAGTCTGACACAGCCTGGGGATCCTCCTAAACATCCGTTTGTGGTTCATGATGAgatattgtggaagcaatgtcttccaaggttattttgatgatgccaaagaatcaagagtcaagcaaattccaaagattcaagaatcaagatttaagattcaagaatcaagattgaagattcaagaatcaagtttcaagaatcaagattcaagaataatcaagatcaagattcaagacacaagattcaagaaacaagagaagactcaataaAGATAAgttctaaaaagtttttcaaaacattgagtagcacaagaagttttcacaaaatcattaccaaagagttttactctctggtaatcgattaccagaaggtagtaatcgattactagtattttaaaatgttaagatttcaaatttcaagagttacaacttgtgtttaaacatttttaacttgtgtaatcgattacacaatacttgtaatcgattactaaagcttctaaacgttttgattttcaaaatttaaaatgaaaagtcacatctgttgatgtgtaatcgattacaccttaatgatagtcgattaccagtgactgatttcaaaaaatagatttccaaaagtcacaattcttcaagtgacttgtttctgaagattttttcaaaagtcacaactttttaagtgactagtttttaaaagaaattgccaagagtcacaagctttgacttaagtcatcaagagattataaataattatcataatcaatcatctttgaatcatctatcttttacatcatcttctttcaacatccttgaatcaatctttcaatcttctctcaacatcattcaatatctttcaattctttctacagaattttctgattctttttcttttcatctttctaaaagttttttatcaacactttttctttcaagaaaagttctttgttcaaaaacttgtgctattcatctttttcattctcttctccctttgccaaaaaaaatgaaggactaaccgcctgaattcttttgtgtctctcttctccctttgccaaaagaacgaaggactaaccgcctgaattcttttgtgtttctcttctcccttacaaaagattcaaaggactaaccgtttgagaattcttttgattcttcccttccccttaagcaaagatttcaaaggactaaccacctgagatatcttttgttccccctttacaaagattcaaaagactaaccgccttagaattctttgtcccaacacattagagggtacatcctttgtggtacaagtaaagggtacatctacttggggattgttatactaagaacaagagaggataaTCATTGAAGACCATTGGAAGCTTCATAAGAAGAAATAATCTAGAAAGTCAAATCATTAGAGACCCAGTAGATTGTGTTCAAACAAGATCATCACTCAGATCACAAGGGCACACTGCACTAATTTTTGAAGTGGAACCCAAACACATTGATGATGCAATGCAAGATGATAACTAGATCAAGGCCATACAAGAGGAACTTGATCAGTTTCAAAAGAATGATGTTTGGAAGTTAATTGAACTaccaaaaggaaagaaggatgtGGGAGCGAAATGGGTCTTTCCCAATAAATTGGACGAGAATGGTAAAGTTGTAAGAAATAAGACAAGGTTAGTTGCCAAAGGACATTCACAACAAGAAGGTATAAATTACAAAGATACTTATGCACATGTAGCTCATCAAGAGGGAGTACacattttactttcatttacaACTAGTAGCAATATGAagttatatcaaatggatgtaaaaaacACATTTCTCAACGGTGTTATTCAAGAGGAAGTTTATGTTGAACAACTTCCAGAATTTGTGAGTGAAACTCTTCCTCATTATGTTTTTAAACTCAACAAAGCTTTATATGGACTTAAGCAagctcctagagcttggtacAAAAAACTAAGTccatttctcttgaaaaatggCTTTGAGTGAGGAAAAATTGACACTACTTTCTTTCGCAAAAACTATGATTCTTAGTTCTTATTAGTACAAGTTTATgtaaatgacattatttttggTGCTACTAATGAAATGCTTTGTGAAGATTTTTCTAAGCTAATGCAAACAAAGTTTGAAATGAGCATGATAAGAGAGCTGAAATTCTTTCTCAGACTACAAATAAAGCAAACACTAAATGGTATCTACATCCATTAAACCAAGTATGTGAAAGAACTTTTAAAGAAATTCAACATGAAAGAACTTCTTGGGTTGGACGATGAATCAACAAAGATGGACGAGAATCAATACAGAGTAATGATTGATTCATTGCTCTATGTCACAACATCCATGCTTGATATTATGTCCAGTGTTTGCATATGTGCAATATTTGAACAAGAACCAAAGGAAGCCCATCTAATTGCAGTTAAACacatatttagatattttattgGAACTTTTAATCTTGTTCTTttgtttaaaagaagagaaagtttCATACTCAAGTTTTTGTGGTGCTAACTATGCTTGTGataaagttgaaaggaaaagtACAAGTAGAAGTTGTCACTTTACTGGTGGTAACTTTGTTACATGGATATACAAGAAACAAGGCTCAACTGCATTATCTGTGAcgccctctacccctcacatatatgtactaataataaaagaagtaagaaatcaaaattaattaaaagttttgaaAACGCTTTTAAATACAAgtatttcaaaagggtaaaaggctcacattcacttttctaacatcataataaaacttgtcaaaataaataataaatcatctcggctcaaaacaaggtcgtctaaaacttcatgcaattaatatagaaacctatacCTTAATGTcatatcctatcagagcattgtcttcccgtgtcctctagtgtgaggttcttcatagtcatccacctaatcatctgctcccatgaacacaaagttcgatatcatcacaggatccaaacaaaaatagcacacgaggagtgagttatcacattcctaactaatagagagaaaccaGACAACAtataggtataaatatcatataaacaaaatacaacttacttaagcaTAGCTCATGttatttcaccactttgtcacacaacatcacatcacaacaccaCACACGTCTCATTCGTTTTCATGACATTCACATACTcaatgatcaaaacacaatatcactaaatcaatccATATTGATCAATACACAGGcattatgcaacagatacactaagac includes these proteins:
- the LOC100811888 gene encoding UDP-glycosyltransferase 72B1-like, with protein sequence MLELSILCWVHKKSDGCTKQLPLVLYVSFGSVCALTQQHINELASDVDVKNDDPLEFLPHGFLERTKEQGLVITSWAPQTQILSHTSTGGCVTHCGWNSIVESIVAVVPMITWPLCAKQRMNDALVTEGLKVGLRPKFRETDGIVEKEEIARVVKDLMLGDEGKGIHQRIGKLKDAAADALKEHGSSPRALSQFGTDLEN